tacacctgctgctgtaGAATGTGAGGAATGTTCTATTCATATGGTTTCTATTTCTGAATTGCAATCTAAGCATGCTGTtttagttgataaatttgattgtGCTAAGATTGAATTGGAAGAACTTCGCTCTCGTTCTGTTTTACTTGGTGCTTGTGCTACTTGTCCAATTTTGCAAACTGAGTTGAATGTTGCTAAATGCCATATTGTTCAGTTGGAGAAACACACTTGTCCTGTTTTACCTGAGTGTTTGACTTGTCCTACTTTTGTTGCTGAAATTTCCATCTTAAAGAAGGACAATGCTGCTTTAGAAGAAGAAAACACTCATTTGAGAACAATCCTTGGTTGGTGTTCTGTGCGTGAGCCCCAGATTGGTATGACTATTGCACAAATTAAAAGGGGTGAACATTTTGGTGTTGGTTATGATTTGAAGCGTACTTTTGGTAAAAAGAATGCAGATGGTGAGAACAATGGGCCTACTCCCAGTGAGAAGAGTCCACCGGTCTCACCTGAAGGTTTTGTGGTAGAACCTCCCAAGTCTGTTCCTAAAAAGCAGGTTTGGAGGGTTAAACCCAAACACTTTAAAAGCCTGAATAACACATGGCCACCAACTTGTGAACATTTGGATAACCTTAAGCCTGATTTTTCTGGTTCCACTTCTAAGGCTAAGGTTGTCGTTGCTCCTACTCAAAATATTTACCATTGCGATTTTTGTGATCGTGATGGTCATTTGGCGGAGTTTTGCTTCCGTAGGAAGCGTGCTGAACGACGTGATCGGTACCCTGCACATGGTGCCTATGATCGTAGTGACTCTAGACGAGCGCCAGTTGTTCGCTTTTCTGGTTTTCGCTCACGTAATAGTGCCCCTGCGTCATATAGGAATGACATGCCACGTTTTCCCCCTCGTGGGCATCGTCGTTCTTTCGAGAGATTTGATTTTGCTAATGCTTCTTTTGAGCAAATGGCCCAGCACTGGTTTTCATTGCATTatcctaaccccagtgttgagtcATTAGCTCACTCTCGTGTTCGCTATTGATTGCAGGATGGAGGCGAGGAGAACATATGGATAATGGACTCTGGTTGTTCGCGTCACATGACCGGAGATGatagatggttctccagcctcacccccgcGAGCGGTAAAGAATACATTACATTCGGGGACAATAGTAAAGGAAAAGTGATGGCACATGGCTGTATCAAGGTAACCAATAAATTCATGCTAAAGGACGTCGCGAAGGTACGGAACTTACATTATAACTTGCTTTCTGTctcacaacttcttgatgatggtTTTGAAGTGCGTTTTAAGAAAGGCAATTCGCGAGTTCTAGATTCTATCGGTAACCTTGTTTGTcaaatctccccctttggacgaatttTCATGGTTGATTTCTCTAAATCTTTTGGACAAGCTCGTTGTTTGGTTGCTCATGGTTCTCTCCCCATTTGGAAGTGGCATCGTCGTTTGggtcacttgagctttgatttaCTATGCCGTTTGAGTTCGATGGGTTTGATAGATGGTTTACCGAAACTCAAGTTTGAGAAAGATTTGGTTTGTGCTCCTTGCAAACATGGCAAAATGATTGCGGCTTCTCATGCACCTGTGACTCAGGTGATGACAGAACGACCGGGTGAGTTGTTACATATGGACACTGTAGGTCCAGCCCGTGTTCGTTCtgctggtgggaagtggtatgtgCTCGTCATTGTGGATGATTTTTCTCGTTATTCATGGGTGTTCTTTTTGGaatccaaggatgaggcttttcaaTTTATTCATGATCTTGTTCTAAAGCTGAAAAATGAGTTATCCAATAATGTCGTTAGAgcaattcgcagtgataatggcacagaattcaagaaTGCTCGAATGAAATCTTTTTGTTCAGAACAGGGTCTTGATCATCAGTTTTCCTCACCGTATGTCCCCCCTCAGAATGGTGTTGTTGAAAGGAAAAATCGAACGCTTGTTGAGATGGCTAGGACAATGCTTGATGAACATAAAACCCCTAGACGTTTTTGGGCTGAGGCGATCAATACCGCTTGCTATGTTGCTAATCGTATTTTTCTGAGAGCTTTTCTGGGGAAAACATCTTATGAGTTGAGATATGGTCGTTGTCCAAAAGTTTCTCATTTTCGCGTATTTGGTTGTAAATGCTTTATTCTGAAAAAAGGAAATTTGGACAAATTTGAATCACGTTCTTCTGATGGGTTGTTCTTGGGGTATGCTTTGCAAGGGCGAGCTTACCGGGTTCTTAATCTTGATACTAATCGCATCGAGGAGACATGTGAGGTCACCTTCGACGAGACGATGCCTTGTTTCTCTTCTGCTTTtgagtgtgcaggtgatgatgagATTGGACAAAACATTTTTGAAGATGAGGTTGATGGActtgacgatgatgatgatgcaacaGAGGATCCAGCTGTGCTCGAGGCAACTCCCATTCAGACGCCTAGCAGCACGATAGACGATGGGCCTTCAGAGCTTTTCACATCCACAGCAGATCCTGCAGCTATACCTATTGTTGATCATGAACTAGCTACAATTGAGGGGGAGGCAACTTCTGTTAGAACAGCACCTCGACatattcagcgtcgccatccacctcaacaaatgaTAGGTAACTTGAATGAGCGCACGACAAGGTATAAATCTAGAAATCAATGTGTCCTTGCGCATTctgcatttgttgcctcttttgaaccCCGTGATGTTGGACATGCGctgtctgattctaattgggtcaatgccatgcatgaggagttagaaaattttgaacgaaatcaggtttgggttttggttgatcCACCTTTTTCTTGCAAACCAATTGGTACTAAATGGGTTTTTAAGAACAAACAAGGGGAAGATGGTCTTGTTGTCAGAAACAAAGCCAGATTGGTGGCTCAGGGTTTCTGTCAAAAGGAGGGTATTGAttatggtgaaacttttgctcctgttgctcgtttAGAAGCTATTCGCATTTTGCTTGCTTTTGCTGCCTCACGTGGTTTTAAGCTTtatcaaatggacgtgaagagtgcctttttgaaTGGGTATATAGAAGAGGAAGTTTATGttaaacaaccccctggttttgaaCATCCTAAATTTCCTAATCATGTTTTCAAGTTACAAAAGGCTTTATATGGGTTGAAGCAAGCACCTCGTGCTTGGTATGCTAGACTGAAAACTTTTCTACTTGAAAATGGGTTCAAAATGGGttctgttgataaaactttattTCTCCTCAGACAAGGCAATGATTCTCtaatagttcagatatacgtggatgatatcatttttggtggTTCGTCTCATTTTCTTGTTGCAAAGTTTGCAGAATCAATGAGTAAggagtttgagatgtctatgatgggtgagttgacctTTTTCCTAGGATTGCAAATTAAACAAACACAGGAAGGGACATTTGTGCATCAGGGAAAATATACAATGGATGTCCTGAAGAAGTTCGACATGGCTGATGCTAAGCCAATTTCAACGCCCATTCCGACTAGCGCAGCTTTGGATGCTGATGAAGATGGAGAATCCGTGGATCAGAAGGAATATAGAAGCATGATTGGGTCACTTTTGTACTTGACTGCGACGAGACCGGATATACACTTTGCTGTGTGCCTGTGTGCTCGTTTTCAGGCGTCTCCCAGGACCTCTCACCGTCAGGCGGTGAAGCGCATAATGAGGTACCTTCGTTTCActcctgaatttggtctttggtactctgcttCTTCGACGCTCAGTTTGTGTGGTTATTCGGATGCTGATTTTGCTGGGTGTCGTTTGTATAGAAAATCTACATCAGGTACTTGCCAGTTTTTGGGTTCTTCTCTTGTTTCTTGGTCCTCTAGAAAACAATCCAATGTTGCTCAATCTACtacagaggccgagtatgttGCTGCTGCTAGTTGTTGTTCTCAGCTTTTATGGATGATAGCTACCCTTCGCGATTTTGGTTTGTCGTTTTCTCATGTTCCTCTATTGTGTGATAGCACCAGTGCCATCAGTGTTGCTAAGAATCCTGTGCTGCATTCTAAAACGAAACATATTGATGTTCGTTATCattttctaagagatcatgttgAAAAGGGTGATATTGAGCTTAAGCATGTTGATACTAGTCAGCAGTTGGCTGATATTTTAACTAAACCACTCGATCAAGCCACGTTTGCACGTTTGCGTGGTGAGTTTGGTGTGTGTTATCCTTTCTAGTATCAATGTTTTTGTCGCTTCGGTTACATATGCCTTATACTTGTTTCAGCGAATTTGTGATAAATGCCTTTGGAGAGGTTGTGATGCTTTGGGTGAccatattttgttttgaaaacagcACACAGATACTTCATGATTTTATCAGGCTTGTTTACATGTTCTTGTTCTAGTATCTGGTTGAATACTCGACATATATCTTGCTCACGGTTCGGTTTTGGCTCCTTTCAATGGGTCAAAGACCGGTTCGTCACTGTGAATGTAGCTTCTTTTGGGCCTATGAAAGAACAAATGTTCTTTGTGTCGCAAAGACACACATGAACCGGGCACTCTATAGTCCAGGGGCTGTCAAAAGATCCCAGATCAGCAgggacaacaaaagaaaaatgggtTCAGTATTCAGCATATAACATTgggaataatatatatatatgatgctgAGATTTGGGTTTGTATATACAGACTTGTGCTTTAGGCATGGCAGCCTAAGTTGGTTACTCACAGCTTGCCCCAGTCGCAGGTGTTGTGTGTGCCACGGGTttgtctttcatggcatagaccTGATTCAAgcatttgcagtgaactttgattGGAAGCTTTGTTACCCGTCGTGTGAGCTTGCTATATGTCTTGTCTTCAGCTTGATACTGGCTTTGAATTTGTTTGCATGGTCTAACTAATTGGTTTTCAAAAGgctctaatttaaatttctatgGTCATTGCATTGTGTTGCTGCTTTTCTGAACAGCTGGTTTTGCTGGTTCGCTGGTATAAGTATTTGATATATGTCTCTGAAGCTTCTATCTGTGCCGTCCCCTCATGTATCTTTTACTTGATGGAGtgctttgtcaacaagggggagaatgagtGACACAAATTCATTTTGCAGGGGGAGTTAATTTTTCTTGCTGAGATTATGCTTTTGAAATGTTGCTGAGTCTCAGGGGGAGGTTGAGTTTGAGCATTTTGACAGGGGGAGTTTGTCAGAGTTTGAGCATTTTGACAGGGGGAGTTTGTCAGCTTTGGAGCTTTTCAGTTACTCTTGTATTTGTCTTGATTGTGTCGAGCCTAGCTTTTGTTGCTAGCCCATGTCTTTGGGGATCAAGTTTGTtagattgttttcttttctttcttcttttactctatttttgtttgaataaatttgtgtggtgtggtgttgtcaatgcactcatcaagggggagattgagatgCCCGTGGGGCTAGgaccttgtgatgagtgattgaacaACACAGTGTGCGTGTGACGTTTCTCTTGGTTGGTGTCGTTGCAGGTGATAGGTGGAGACTGAACATGCGGCGACGTGTGAAGAATGAAGATATGATGCCACGCCGATGGACTGAGAGCGGTGAAGGGTGGATCAAGACTTGCGTTCGAGGGATTTGAGATCGTGCGGTGTATGTCTACTGTACCTGACGACACAGCGAGAGAACGTTGGTGGACGGTTTCTTGGTTaagccacaaaaccaagatcCCGGACGTTCGTTGCGGCGGACGTGGCCGAAGATGGGGACAATTGTCGATCGCGAGAAGATTCCGGATCATCGTGCGGCGAGATCACGGGACGCCATGGTGCTAGATGGAAGGATCGCGGACATCGAGATTGTTTGCCGTGGAGGATGATATTGCGTGATACGCGCCGATTACGTTAATTTGATTTACGTAATGGCAAATTTGTAATTTAGGTAGTGCCACTCTATGGGTTATAAATATGCGGCACCTAGGATTGAGGGATATACGTTTTTAGGGTTTTGGGGGGCGCtgctacagtagccgccgtGAACAGTGCCGCGCTACAGTCTCGCGTGAACAGTAGCCGCCGTGAACAGTAGCCGCCTCCCTGAAGCTCTTCTTGCGTGCACTCCTCTCTCCAGTCTAGCCTAGGGTTTAATTCCTAGTGAGGGATTTTTGTTGATCTCTCTAATCAAGAGAGGGAGGACGATCGGGCGGAGGCTAGATGCAATTTTGTAAGAACAAGTACTTGGTTTAATACTTTATCATTAAGTATTGTTCTTCGTTTCATTGCATCGTGCTTATTTGTTCTTCGTCAGGTTTATCGTCGGTTTCAATCTAGGTTTTCTTGATCCGCATTTTATACTTAATTTCCTTGCATAATATTTTGAGAATAGATTTCTAGTGATCTTGTGAACCTATGTTTCGAGTTTCCTCGCGTTTGGATCTAATTTgctaaagttcttgaaatttgggagtttgatctgtttgcttccgtgcgaaattattttgagttgctcccattcacccccccctctggtcgcattttccGGTCCTACACAAAGTATGAAACATCAGTTAAGGTCAAGAGCTCATGGTGTTGCATTTCTTGACAGGAGATTGGAATCAATGGATCGCAACCAGCATTTGGCTTCCACCCATCGATAAGTTTGAAGTAGCTTGAAACAGAGTTATTCTGAAAGGGACAGCTGCATTGCCCTCCCGTGCATACCCCGTACTCCCCACAGAACGTCGGGAAAGCACAGTTGTAACTGTCAGGAAATATATTAATCACATCAGACACGACAGTCCACTTTGCTTCAGTGTCAGACCATTCGTACAGCATGAGGTGCCCGTCAGATTCAAATCTCATGTACTGGGCAGACTTGGCTGCTGGCAACGTGATGCCTGAATCTGGGTTTGGTGGCGTGGACTCTACAAAGATGCTGAGGCTACCGTTTGTAAAGGTAACCTGCGTTGAATGGTTTCCTGTCTTGTTTTTGTCCACCAGTTGCGAGAAGTAGGGCTGTGGTGGTGTGGATTCAACATAAGCATACCATCCATTGGATACAACAGTCATGTACAGCTGATTCTGAGTCCAGTTTGTTGCAGATGTGTTTGCAGTGAGCCTCATgcccatagtcacaaagttcctgggtcgaccgggtcgaggaacggggtcgagggtcgagggtcgtcactttataaaattgtggtacgaagggggtatacctctatggaacgataaattattatgtggaacgcAACTCTGATTCATCcgggtcgatatcttcgggtcgatgcgtctttaaaaagacaaaaactatatatatatgtgctactaatgaagaaactaatctgcacaagcatataagaaacatacaAAATAGTACATCTAGATCATACTACACGTACTCAGCTTattatctaacaaaaaccacatcaATCCTCTATCAATAACcttcttatcccaattaaatctgctagcaatggggctACGACCCATTTCAAACCGGGAcgcgatccaaccttgaatgggacactgaccctctttgaccccgaccctcgaatcggaacggcgttcccgggtcgtgggacgaggcatcgaccccgaattctGTGACTATGCTCATGCCTTCCATCAGTGACTGCCCAGGGACCATTGCAtcagtcggatgatcaaacgaCTGCCATACCGTTGCATTCCTCTGATCATACAGCACCAGGTTGCCGAGCTCTGTGATCGCCATACCAGCAATAGTCCTGCCTGCAGTTCTGCTTGACCAGACAAGGCTGCCATCAGCATCACGGAGGATCAGGTTGCCATCCCCAGAAAGCTCGAGGGTAGCATTTTCCTTGACAGGGTGGAATCGGTTGGCGGACCAAACCACCTGAGGAAGACCATTGTTTGGCAGAGTGATCCTGCCGCCGCTGTTGGTGTAGACGATGAAAACGGCGAAGATGAAAGTGCCGGTATCGCAGGGTGCAGTGGGACAAAAGAACCCTGCAGCGAAGGATGGACCATAGA
This sequence is a window from Panicum virgatum strain AP13 chromosome 7K, P.virgatum_v5, whole genome shotgun sequence. Protein-coding genes within it:
- the LOC120639996 gene encoding EP1-like glycoprotein 2, with product MVLSLSSSIRRRGRGGRRLVDGQLGAQALAGGESGDRSSAIVLVVSSCAMAPSNLLLFLLLVTASPLITGQPFDYPTANFSTPWTNNNSLEHSVTYSDGSVVRAIVLRSPKTLYGPSFAAGFFCPTAPCDTGTFIFAVFIVYTNSGGRITLPNNGLPQVVWSANRFHPVKENATLELSGDGNLILRDADGSLVWSSRTAGRTIAGMAITELGNLVLYDQRNATVWQSFDHPTDAMVPGQSLMEGMRLTANTSATNWTQNQLYMTVVSNGWYAYVESTPPQPYFSQLVDKNKTGNHSTQVTFTNGSLSIFVESTPPNPDSGITLPAAKSAQYMRFESDGHLMLYEWSDTEAKWTVVSDVINIFPDSYNCAFPTFCGEYGVCTGGQCSCPFQNNSVSSYFKLIDGWKPNAGCDPLIPISCQEMQHHELLTLTDVSYFV